The following are from one region of the Rhizobium sullae genome:
- the glnA gene encoding type I glutamate--ammonia ligase: protein MATANEILKQIKENDVKFVDLRFTDPKGKLQHVTMDVVCVDEDMFADGVMFDGSSIGGWKAINESDMVLMPDPETVHMDPFFAQSTMVIICDILDPVSGEAYNRDPRGTAKKAEAYLKASGIGDTVFVGPEAEFFVFDDVKYKADPYNTGFKLDSSELPSNDDTDYETGNLGHRPRVKGGYFPVPPVDSAQDMRSEMLTVLAEMGVVVEKHHHEVAAAQHELGIKFDTLVRNADKMQIYKYVVHQVANAYGKTATFMPKPIFGDNGSGMHVHQSIWKGGKPTFAGDEYAGLSETCLYYIGGIIKHAKAINAFTNPSTNSYKRLVPGYEAPVLLAYSARNRSASCRIPFGSNPKAKRVEVRFPDPTANPYLAFAAMLMAGLDGIKNKIHPGKAMDKDLYDLPPKELKKIPTVCGSLREALESLDKDRKFLTAGGVFDDDQIDAFIELKMAEVMRFEMTPHPVEYDMYYSA, encoded by the coding sequence ATGGCGACCGCGAACGAAATTCTTAAGCAGATCAAGGAAAACGACGTCAAGTTCGTCGATCTGCGCTTTACCGACCCCAAGGGCAAGCTGCAGCATGTCACGATGGACGTCGTCTGCGTCGATGAGGACATGTTCGCCGATGGCGTGATGTTCGACGGCTCGTCGATCGGCGGCTGGAAGGCCATCAACGAGTCCGACATGGTGCTGATGCCGGATCCGGAAACGGTGCACATGGACCCGTTCTTCGCGCAGTCGACCATGGTTATCATCTGCGACATCCTGGACCCTGTTTCGGGCGAAGCCTATAACCGTGACCCGCGCGGCACCGCCAAAAAGGCTGAAGCCTATCTCAAGGCCTCCGGCATCGGCGATACAGTCTTCGTCGGCCCGGAAGCAGAATTCTTCGTCTTCGACGACGTCAAGTACAAGGCCGATCCCTACAATACCGGCTTCAAGCTCGACAGCAGCGAACTGCCCTCGAATGACGACACCGATTATGAGACCGGCAACCTCGGTCACCGTCCGCGCGTCAAGGGCGGTTACTTCCCGGTTCCACCGGTCGACAGCGCGCAGGACATGCGCTCGGAAATGCTGACGGTGCTTGCAGAAATGGGCGTCGTCGTCGAGAAGCATCATCATGAAGTGGCCGCGGCCCAGCACGAACTCGGCATTAAGTTCGACACGCTGGTGCGCAACGCCGACAAGATGCAGATCTACAAGTACGTCGTGCACCAGGTCGCCAATGCCTATGGCAAGACGGCAACCTTCATGCCGAAGCCTATCTTCGGCGACAACGGCTCAGGCATGCATGTGCATCAATCGATCTGGAAGGGCGGCAAGCCGACCTTCGCCGGCGACGAATATGCGGGCCTCTCCGAAACGTGCCTCTACTACATCGGCGGCATCATCAAGCATGCCAAGGCGATCAACGCCTTCACCAACCCGTCGACCAATTCCTACAAGCGTCTCGTTCCAGGTTACGAAGCGCCGGTGCTGCTGGCCTATTCGGCCCGCAATCGCTCGGCCTCTTGCCGCATTCCGTTCGGCTCCAACCCGAAGGCAAAGCGCGTCGAGGTCCGCTTCCCGGATCCGACCGCCAACCCGTACCTGGCTTTCGCGGCCATGCTGATGGCGGGCCTCGACGGCATCAAGAACAAGATCCATCCGGGCAAGGCCATGGATAAGGACCTGTACGACCTGCCGCCGAAGGAACTGAAGAAGATCCCGACGGTCTGCGGCTCGCTGCGCGAGGCCCTCGAAAGCCTCGACAAGGATCGCAAGTTCCTGACAGCTGGCGGTGTCTTCGACGACGATCAGATCGACGCCTTCATCGAACTGAAGATGGCAGAGGTGATGCGCTTCGAGATGACCCCACATCCGGTCGAATACGATATGTACTATTCGGCTTGA
- the recG gene encoding ATP-dependent DNA helicase RecG, which produces MRPTILDPLFSPVSALPGVGPKIAELLVKLLGRENPEDTRIIDLLFHAPHSLIDRRNQPGVARAPQGAIVTITARVDRHQPPPRGKSNIPYRVFLHDETGELNLVFFRGQAAWLDKQLPIDEEVVVSGKIDWFNGRATMVHPDYIVKAGDTENLPLVEPVYPLTAGLSPKTLRKIIEAAVLRMPELPEWIDLSLAQAQGLPSISDSFHMLHEPRDSADVDPQAPARRRLAYDEFLAGQLSLALVRQRLRKVAGHPVHATGKISGKILQALPFLPTRSQTVAIADVLKDMAGEERMLRLLQGDVGSGKTLVALMAMAAVIESGGQAVLMAPTEILARQHYATISKFAASAGLGITVLTGRTKGRERDDILERIASGEAQIIIGTHALFQESVNYKNLMLAVVDEQHRFGVHQRLRLTAKGISPHMLVMTATPIPRTLVLAAFGDMDVSKLTEKPAGRKPIQTITIPSERTSEIVDRLKSALAEGKKAYWICPLVEESEELDLMSAEERHATLVSALGPGIGLIHGRMSGPEKDAVMLAFKNGELRLLVATTVVEVGVDVPDATIMVIEHAERFGLSQLHQLRGRVGRGDEASTCILLYKGPLGETGHARLSILRETEDGFRIAEEDLKLRGEGELLGTRQSGTPGFRIASLEAHADLLEIARRDAVYLIERDPELTSERGTAVRTLLYLFRRDEAIRFLRAG; this is translated from the coding sequence ATGCGCCCGACCATTCTCGATCCGCTGTTTTCTCCCGTTTCGGCTCTTCCGGGCGTCGGGCCGAAGATTGCCGAGCTGCTGGTGAAGCTGCTAGGACGCGAGAACCCTGAAGATACGCGGATCATTGACCTGCTTTTCCATGCGCCGCATTCGCTGATCGACCGGCGCAACCAGCCGGGAGTTGCGCGCGCGCCGCAAGGAGCGATCGTGACGATCACGGCGCGGGTCGACCGGCATCAGCCGCCACCGCGAGGCAAGAGCAATATCCCCTACCGCGTCTTCCTGCACGACGAGACAGGCGAACTCAACCTCGTCTTCTTCCGCGGGCAGGCGGCGTGGCTGGACAAGCAGCTTCCGATCGACGAAGAGGTTGTCGTCAGCGGCAAGATCGACTGGTTCAATGGCCGGGCGACGATGGTGCACCCGGACTACATCGTAAAGGCCGGCGATACGGAGAACCTGCCGCTCGTCGAGCCGGTCTATCCACTGACGGCCGGGCTCTCGCCGAAGACGCTACGCAAGATCATCGAGGCCGCGGTACTTCGCATGCCGGAGCTGCCGGAATGGATCGATCTTTCGCTGGCGCAGGCACAGGGATTGCCATCGATTTCCGACAGCTTCCATATGCTGCACGAACCGCGTGATTCGGCGGACGTCGATCCGCAGGCCCCTGCCCGGCGCAGGCTCGCCTATGACGAATTCCTTGCCGGTCAGCTATCGCTCGCGCTGGTGCGCCAGCGGCTTCGCAAGGTCGCCGGGCATCCGGTCCATGCCACCGGCAAAATCAGCGGCAAGATCCTGCAGGCACTGCCCTTTTTGCCCACGCGCAGCCAAACCGTGGCGATTGCCGACGTCCTGAAGGACATGGCTGGCGAAGAACGCATGCTGCGGCTGCTCCAGGGCGACGTCGGATCCGGCAAGACGCTGGTGGCGTTAATGGCCATGGCAGCGGTAATCGAGAGCGGCGGACAGGCCGTTCTGATGGCTCCCACCGAAATCCTTGCGCGACAGCACTACGCGACGATCTCCAAATTCGCCGCTTCTGCCGGTCTTGGTATCACGGTGCTGACCGGCCGCACCAAGGGACGCGAGCGCGACGATATCCTGGAGCGCATCGCCTCAGGCGAGGCTCAGATCATCATCGGCACGCATGCGCTCTTCCAGGAGAGCGTCAACTACAAGAACCTGATGCTGGCGGTCGTCGATGAGCAGCATCGCTTTGGCGTGCACCAGCGTCTGCGGCTGACCGCGAAGGGCATCTCGCCGCATATGCTGGTGATGACCGCGACCCCCATTCCACGCACGCTGGTGCTTGCCGCCTTCGGCGACATGGATGTCTCAAAGCTCACCGAAAAACCCGCCGGACGCAAACCGATCCAGACGATCACCATCCCCAGTGAACGCACCAGCGAGATCGTCGATCGGCTAAAGAGCGCGCTTGCCGAGGGCAAGAAAGCCTATTGGATTTGCCCGCTGGTCGAAGAATCCGAAGAACTCGACCTTATGTCTGCAGAAGAGCGGCACGCGACATTGGTCTCCGCCCTCGGTCCAGGCATCGGCCTCATCCATGGCCGCATGAGCGGGCCGGAGAAAGATGCCGTGATGCTGGCGTTCAAGAACGGTGAACTCAGACTGCTGGTGGCGACCACCGTCGTCGAAGTCGGCGTCGACGTGCCGGACGCGACGATCATGGTGATCGAGCATGCAGAACGCTTCGGCCTCTCGCAGCTCCATCAGCTTCGCGGCCGCGTCGGCCGCGGCGACGAAGCCTCGACCTGCATCCTGCTGTACAAAGGCCCGCTCGGCGAAACCGGCCATGCGCGGCTTTCGATCTTGCGGGAAACGGAGGACGGTTTCAGGATTGCCGAGGAGGATTTGAAGCTGCGCGGCGAAGGCGAATTGCTCGGCACCCGCCAATCCGGCACACCCGGCTTCCGGATCGCGAGCCTGGAAGCCCATGCCGACCTTCTGGAGATCGCCCGCAGAGATGCTGTCTACCTGATCGAGCGCGACCCGGAACTGACGAGCGAACGCGGTACGGCAGTCCGCACCCTGCTCTATCTATTCAGGCGCGACGAAGCGATCCGCTTTCTTCGCGCGGGCTAG
- a CDS encoding invasion associated locus B family protein: MMFKSDKKLRAALSVLAVAFGAASAPVSSFAQDAAANAPAQAAGAPRLGWYKTCSKQEDNDICVVQNLILANGGQLVTAVGLINISGKVNRKILQVSVPTARLIPPGIMMQVDNNKGQKLDYAVCLPDKCTAEIPLTDAMIAGLKKGSDVIFTSINFRRAPNPIKISLEGFTGAYDGEAVSPNKLAESQKSLQDSMQKKAEEARKKLEDAQNAAKAQ; the protein is encoded by the coding sequence ATGATGTTCAAGTCTGATAAGAAATTGCGGGCAGCTCTGTCCGTTCTGGCAGTAGCTTTCGGCGCCGCTTCGGCTCCTGTATCCTCCTTTGCACAGGATGCCGCTGCAAACGCGCCCGCACAGGCTGCGGGCGCGCCGCGCCTTGGCTGGTACAAGACCTGCAGCAAGCAGGAAGACAACGATATCTGCGTCGTTCAGAACCTGATCCTCGCCAATGGCGGCCAGCTCGTCACGGCCGTCGGCCTCATCAACATCTCCGGCAAGGTCAATCGCAAGATCCTGCAGGTATCGGTGCCGACCGCCCGCCTGATTCCGCCGGGCATCATGATGCAGGTCGATAACAACAAGGGCCAGAAGCTCGATTACGCCGTCTGCCTGCCGGACAAGTGCACTGCCGAAATCCCCCTGACGGATGCGATGATCGCCGGCCTCAAGAAGGGCAGCGACGTGATCTTCACGTCGATCAATTTCCGCCGTGCACCGAACCCGATCAAAATCTCGCTCGAAGGCTTTACCGGCGCCTATGATGGCGAAGCCGTTTCGCCGAACAAGCTCGCCGAGAGCCAGAAGAGCCTGCAGGACAGCATGCAGAAGAAGGCCGAGGAAGCCCGCAAGAAGCTCGAAGACGCGCAGAACGCCGCCAAGGCGCAGTAG
- the hspQ gene encoding heat shock protein HspQ codes for MKERVAKFSIGEVVRHKVFPFRGVIFDVDPEFANTDEWWNSIPPEVRPDKDQPFYHLLAENDENEYVAYVSEQNLVNDESGIPLRNQQVYQIFDQAPSGQLKPKMSFAH; via the coding sequence ATGAAAGAAAGAGTAGCAAAGTTCAGTATCGGTGAAGTGGTCCGGCACAAGGTTTTTCCGTTTCGCGGCGTCATCTTCGATGTCGATCCGGAATTCGCGAATACGGACGAATGGTGGAACTCTATTCCTCCCGAAGTCCGCCCTGACAAGGACCAGCCCTTCTACCATCTGCTCGCGGAAAACGACGAAAACGAATATGTCGCTTACGTCTCCGAGCAGAACCTGGTGAATGACGAAAGCGGCATTCCGCTTCGCAATCAGCAGGTTTACCAGATTTTCGATCAGGCGCCGTCCGGCCAGCTCAAGCCCAAGATGAGCTTCGCCCACTAA
- a CDS encoding DsbA family oxidoreductase produces the protein MERITIDVVSDVVCPWCYLGKARLELAIAEVQDEIGVDINWRPYRLNPDYPPEGVDQKKALEQKLGGAERVAQAHKMLTDFGRDVGINFDFEAIKVGPNTLDAHRLIHWAMVEDREKQDRVVNALFKANFEEGRNLGNHAVLLDIAEQAGLDRAVIASLLASDADRDLVIAEIEAAQKMGVTGVPFFIFDQQYAASGAQTPDVLAGALRDIAKAKAEARAGMN, from the coding sequence ATGGAACGCATAACCATCGACGTCGTATCGGATGTCGTCTGCCCTTGGTGCTATCTCGGCAAGGCGCGGCTGGAGCTTGCGATCGCCGAAGTGCAGGACGAAATCGGCGTCGACATCAACTGGCGCCCCTACCGCCTCAATCCCGACTATCCGCCCGAAGGCGTCGACCAGAAGAAGGCTCTGGAGCAGAAGCTCGGCGGCGCCGAACGGGTCGCACAGGCCCACAAGATGCTGACCGATTTCGGCCGCGACGTCGGCATCAATTTCGACTTCGAGGCGATCAAAGTCGGCCCGAATACGCTCGATGCGCACCGCCTGATCCATTGGGCCATGGTCGAGGATCGCGAAAAGCAGGACCGCGTCGTCAATGCACTCTTCAAGGCGAATTTCGAGGAAGGCCGCAATCTCGGGAACCACGCCGTATTGCTCGATATCGCCGAGCAAGCCGGCCTCGACCGCGCTGTCATCGCCTCCCTGCTTGCTTCGGATGCCGACCGCGACCTGGTGATTGCCGAGATCGAGGCGGCCCAGAAAATGGGCGTCACCGGCGTCCCGTTCTTCATCTTCGACCAGCAGTATGCCGCCAGCGGCGCACAGACGCCGGACGTTCTGGCAGGCGCACTTCGCGACATCGCCAAGGCGAAGGCCGAAGCGCGCGCCGGAATGAACTGA
- a CDS encoding extracellular solute-binding protein, whose product MLRVILPLAFTLFCGAVAASPLHGIAMHGEPALPPDYRHFSYVNPDVKKGGKISYGVVGTFDNLNPFILKSMRTTARGMWDPDYGNLVYESLLLRSRSEPFTLYGLLAETVEWDEDRTFVQFNLNPKAKWSDGQPVTPEDVMFSFELLRDKGRVPFANRLSLVSKMGKVGEHSVRFTFNDKADRETPMIFGLMPVLPKHAIDPETFDRTSLVPPLGSGPYKIKAVKPGESITYERDPNYWGKDIPSKVGMDNYDQITVQYFLQDTTLFEAFKKGDIDVYPDGSPGHWATAYNFPAVSTGAVIKDTFQPKLPSGMFGFVFNTRRPLFANTKVREGLSLIFDFEWANKTLYSGAYKRTQSFWQNSKLSSFGVPADARELEMLGPIKDKIDPAILDGTYKLPVTDGSGRDRNVLKKAVQVLKEGGYSIQGGKMVDSSGKPLAFEIMTQNPDQEKLAIAFQRSLQTVGIAASIRTVDDSQYQSRTNSFDYDVILKSYVSSLSPGNEQLSYWSSAARDREGSSSFAGVADPNVDTLIKHILTARSEEDFTAAVRSYDRLLLSGHYVLPLYHIDQQWVARSKRLGHPDIVPLYGYQLPAWWDQSVQ is encoded by the coding sequence ATGCTCCGGGTCATCCTCCCCCTCGCCTTTACGCTGTTCTGCGGCGCCGTTGCTGCCAGCCCACTGCATGGGATCGCCATGCATGGCGAACCCGCCCTGCCCCCGGACTACAGGCATTTCTCCTATGTCAATCCGGACGTGAAAAAGGGCGGCAAGATCAGCTACGGCGTCGTCGGCACCTTCGACAACCTCAACCCCTTCATCCTGAAAAGCATGCGCACGACAGCGCGCGGCATGTGGGACCCGGACTATGGCAACCTCGTCTACGAATCGCTGCTGCTGCGCTCCCGGAGCGAACCTTTCACGCTTTATGGACTGCTTGCGGAAACCGTCGAATGGGACGAGGACCGCACGTTCGTCCAGTTCAATCTCAACCCGAAGGCCAAATGGTCCGACGGCCAACCGGTGACGCCCGAGGACGTCATGTTCTCCTTCGAGCTGCTGCGCGACAAGGGACGCGTGCCCTTTGCGAATCGTCTCAGCCTTGTCTCCAAGATGGGGAAGGTCGGCGAGCACAGCGTGCGCTTCACCTTCAACGACAAAGCAGACCGCGAAACGCCGATGATCTTCGGGCTTATGCCGGTCCTGCCAAAGCACGCCATAGATCCCGAAACCTTCGACCGGACCTCTCTCGTGCCGCCGCTCGGCTCCGGCCCCTATAAGATCAAGGCTGTGAAGCCCGGCGAGAGTATCACCTATGAACGCGACCCGAACTACTGGGGCAAGGATATCCCTTCCAAGGTCGGCATGGACAACTACGACCAGATCACCGTTCAATATTTTCTGCAGGACACAACGCTCTTCGAGGCCTTCAAAAAGGGCGATATCGACGTCTATCCCGACGGCAGCCCCGGCCACTGGGCGACGGCCTATAATTTTCCAGCGGTTTCCACCGGTGCCGTGATCAAGGATACCTTCCAGCCGAAGCTGCCGAGCGGCATGTTCGGCTTCGTCTTCAATACCCGGCGGCCGCTATTCGCAAACACCAAGGTGCGCGAAGGGCTCTCGCTGATCTTCGATTTCGAATGGGCGAACAAAACGCTCTATTCCGGTGCCTACAAGCGCACGCAGAGCTTCTGGCAGAATTCGAAGCTTTCGAGCTTCGGCGTTCCGGCCGACGCCCGCGAACTTGAGATGCTGGGCCCGATCAAAGACAAGATCGACCCGGCCATCCTCGACGGCACTTATAAGCTGCCTGTGACCGATGGGTCCGGACGCGACCGCAATGTGTTGAAAAAGGCGGTGCAGGTGCTGAAGGAAGGCGGCTATTCGATCCAGGGCGGCAAGATGGTGGATTCCAGCGGCAAGCCGCTTGCCTTCGAGATCATGACGCAGAATCCTGATCAGGAAAAACTCGCGATCGCCTTCCAGCGTTCGCTACAGACGGTGGGCATTGCCGCTTCGATCCGCACGGTGGATGATTCACAATATCAGAGCCGAACCAATAGTTTCGACTATGATGTTATCCTAAAGTCTTATGTGTCGTCACTCTCGCCCGGCAACGAGCAGCTTTCCTATTGGTCCTCGGCTGCGCGTGACCGCGAGGGCAGTTCGAGTTTCGCCGGCGTTGCCGACCCAAACGTCGATACGCTGATCAAGCATATCCTCACGGCGCGCTCTGAGGAAGATTTCACTGCCGCCGTCCGGTCATACGACCGATTGCTGCTTTCCGGGCACTACGTCTTGCCCCTCTACCATATCGACCAGCAATGGGTCGCGCGCAGCAAACGGCTCGGACATCCGGACATTGTGCCGCTTTACGGCTACCAGCTTCCGGCCTGGTGGGATCAGAGCGTGCAGTAA
- the mfd gene encoding transcription-repair coupling factor, producing MISGFDASKLAAAAEPLTIGNLPSGLEPLLLAELARAGGPVAYVLSDGQRMADLEQMLGFVAPDIPVLTLPAWDCLPYDRVSPSADTSARRLAALSGLIAHRKKPHAAIVLVTVNAMLQKVAPQNVIESLAFSARPGNQVRMDDLAGRLERNGFERVATVREVGEYAVRGGILDVFVPGSEEPVRLDFFGDTLESIRSFDPASQRTTGQVRSLDLNPMSEVTLTPDTISRFRKNYLSAFGAATRDDALYLAVSEGRRYPGMEHWLPLFYEKLETTFDYLKGFRLVTDHTVREAAEERSKLVLDYFDARLNSGQQVKGQMAQGTPYKPVTPGQLYLDSEIFAKTLDAFNAMRISPFNEHEGEARRVVNVDARQGERWARSNFEGGDAERVNIFDLVVKYIADKRAGGAKVLITAWTEGSLERLLQVLNEHGLERVKPVEALKAVDSLDRGEAAAAVLSLESGFETGNLIVIGEQDILGDRMVRRTKRRKRAADFISEVAGLDEGSIVVHAEHGIGRFVGLKTIEAAGAPHACLELQYADDAKLFLPVENIDLLSRYGGEGTEAHLDKLGGGAWQMRKAKLKKRLLDMADALIRIAAERLTRHAPMLTTPDGLYDEFAARFPYDETEDQDNAIEAVRGDLAAGRPMDRLVCGDVGFGKTEVALRAAFVAAMNGIQVAVVVPTTLLARQHFKTFIDRFRGLPVRIQQASRLVGSKELALTKKEVAEGKTDIVVGTHALLGAGIKFANLGLLIIDEEQHFGVKHKERLKEMKSDVHVLTLSATPIPRTLQLAMTGVRELSLITTPPVDRMAVRTFISPFDSLVIRETLMREHYRGGQSFYVCPRLADLEDVHAFLQSDVPELKVAVAHGQMPAGELEDVMNAFYEGRYDVLLSTTIVESGLDVPTANTLIVHRADMFGLAQLYQLRGRVGRSKVRAFALFTLPVNKVLTATAERRLKVLQSLDTLGAGFQLASHDLDIRGAGNLLGEEQSGHIKEVGFELYQQMLEEAVAEVKGVDEIQDTGWSPQISVGTPVMIPDGYVPDLHLRMALYRRLGEITELKEIDAFGAEMIDRFGPMPIEVQHLLKIVYIKSLCRIANVEKLDAGPKGVVVQFRNKEFPNPANLVGYIAKQGTMAKIRPDHSVFLTRDLPTPEKRLQGAAVVMTQLAEMAKP from the coding sequence ATGATCTCAGGATTTGACGCAAGCAAGCTCGCAGCTGCCGCCGAGCCGCTGACGATCGGCAACCTGCCGAGCGGCCTGGAGCCGCTTCTGCTGGCCGAACTGGCGCGTGCAGGCGGACCGGTCGCCTATGTGCTTTCCGACGGGCAGCGCATGGCCGATCTGGAGCAGATGCTCGGCTTTGTTGCGCCCGACATTCCGGTCCTGACGCTGCCCGCATGGGACTGCCTGCCTTACGACCGTGTTTCCCCGAGCGCCGATACCTCGGCCCGCCGTTTGGCGGCGCTGAGCGGCCTGATTGCCCATCGCAAGAAGCCGCATGCGGCAATCGTGCTCGTTACAGTCAACGCCATGCTGCAGAAGGTGGCGCCGCAGAATGTGATCGAGAGCCTGGCATTCTCGGCGCGTCCCGGCAACCAGGTGCGCATGGACGACCTCGCCGGCCGTCTGGAGCGGAACGGGTTCGAGCGCGTTGCGACCGTGCGTGAAGTCGGCGAATATGCAGTGCGCGGCGGCATCCTCGACGTTTTCGTGCCGGGTTCGGAAGAGCCGGTCCGCCTCGATTTCTTCGGCGATACGCTGGAAAGCATCCGCAGCTTCGATCCGGCAAGCCAGCGCACGACCGGGCAGGTACGCTCGCTCGATCTCAACCCGATGAGCGAAGTGACACTGACGCCGGATACCATCAGCCGCTTCCGCAAGAATTATCTCTCCGCTTTCGGCGCCGCGACGCGCGACGATGCGCTCTATCTGGCTGTCTCTGAAGGCCGCCGCTATCCCGGCATGGAGCACTGGCTGCCGCTCTTCTACGAGAAGCTGGAGACGACGTTCGATTACCTTAAGGGTTTCCGGCTGGTCACCGACCACACCGTGCGCGAGGCCGCCGAGGAGCGCTCGAAGCTTGTTCTCGACTACTTCGATGCACGCTTGAACTCAGGCCAGCAGGTCAAGGGTCAGATGGCCCAGGGGACACCTTATAAGCCTGTGACGCCGGGCCAGCTTTATCTCGACAGCGAGATCTTTGCGAAGACGCTGGATGCGTTCAACGCCATGCGGATTTCACCCTTCAACGAGCATGAAGGCGAAGCAAGACGTGTGGTCAACGTCGATGCGCGTCAGGGCGAGCGCTGGGCGCGCTCGAATTTCGAAGGTGGTGATGCCGAGCGCGTCAACATCTTCGATCTGGTCGTCAAGTATATCGCTGACAAGCGGGCCGGCGGCGCGAAGGTTCTCATTACGGCCTGGACGGAGGGTTCGCTCGAACGCCTGTTGCAGGTGCTGAACGAGCACGGCCTGGAGCGCGTCAAACCGGTCGAAGCGTTGAAGGCCGTCGATTCTCTGGATAGGGGCGAGGCGGCGGCGGCCGTGCTCAGCCTCGAATCCGGCTTCGAGACAGGCAACCTCATTGTCATCGGCGAGCAGGACATTCTCGGCGACCGCATGGTTCGCCGCACGAAACGTCGCAAGCGCGCTGCCGACTTCATTTCGGAGGTTGCGGGTCTCGACGAAGGTTCGATCGTCGTTCACGCCGAACACGGCATCGGCCGGTTCGTCGGCCTGAAGACAATCGAGGCGGCCGGCGCCCCGCACGCGTGCCTCGAGCTGCAATATGCCGATGACGCCAAGCTCTTCCTGCCGGTCGAAAACATCGACCTGCTTTCCCGCTATGGCGGCGAGGGAACCGAAGCCCATCTGGACAAACTCGGTGGCGGCGCCTGGCAGATGCGCAAGGCGAAGCTCAAGAAGCGCCTCCTCGACATGGCGGACGCGCTAATCCGGATTGCGGCCGAGCGTTTGACCCGTCACGCGCCGATGCTGACGACGCCGGACGGCCTTTATGACGAATTCGCCGCCCGCTTCCCCTATGACGAGACGGAAGACCAGGACAACGCGATCGAGGCCGTGCGCGGCGATCTCGCTGCCGGGCGTCCGATGGATCGCCTCGTCTGCGGCGACGTCGGGTTCGGCAAGACGGAAGTGGCGCTGCGTGCCGCCTTCGTCGCCGCGATGAACGGTATTCAGGTGGCCGTCGTCGTGCCGACCACGCTCCTTGCCCGGCAGCACTTCAAGACTTTTATCGACCGCTTCCGCGGCCTGCCTGTGCGCATCCAGCAGGCCTCGCGCCTTGTCGGTTCGAAGGAGCTCGCTCTCACGAAAAAGGAAGTGGCCGAGGGCAAGACCGATATCGTCGTCGGCACGCACGCACTGCTCGGCGCCGGTATCAAATTCGCCAATCTCGGCCTGCTGATTATCGACGAGGAGCAGCATTTTGGCGTGAAGCACAAGGAGCGCCTGAAGGAGATGAAGAGCGACGTGCACGTCTTGACGCTCTCGGCAACACCGATCCCGCGCACACTGCAGCTGGCGATGACCGGCGTCCGCGAGTTGTCGCTGATCACCACGCCGCCCGTCGACCGCATGGCGGTGCGCACCTTCATTTCGCCCTTCGACAGCCTGGTCATCCGCGAGACGCTGATGCGCGAGCATTATCGCGGTGGCCAGAGTTTTTACGTCTGCCCGCGTCTTGCTGATCTCGAAGACGTGCACGCCTTCCTGCAGTCCGACGTACCCGAGCTGAAGGTGGCCGTCGCCCATGGCCAGATGCCGGCCGGCGAACTCGAAGACGTCATGAATGCCTTCTACGAGGGCCGCTACGACGTGCTGCTTTCGACGACCATCGTCGAATCCGGCCTCGATGTTCCGACCGCCAACACGCTGATCGTTCACCGCGCCGACATGTTCGGTCTGGCGCAGCTCTATCAGCTCCGCGGCCGCGTCGGCCGCTCGAAGGTCCGCGCTTTCGCCCTCTTCACGCTGCCGGTCAACAAGGTGCTGACAGCAACCGCCGAGCGTCGCCTCAAGGTGCTGCAGTCGTTGGATACGCTCGGCGCCGGTTTCCAGCTCGCCAGCCACGACCTCGATATCCGCGGTGCAGGCAACCTGCTCGGCGAGGAACAGTCCGGCCATATCAAGGAAGTCGGCTTCGAGCTTTACCAGCAGATGCTGGAAGAGGCGGTTGCCGAGGTGAAGGGTGTCGATGAAATCCAGGACACAGGCTGGTCGCCGCAGATTTCGGTCGGCACGCCGGTGATGATCCCGGACGGCTATGTGCCGGACCTGCATCTGCGCATGGCCCTCTATCGTCGCCTCGGCGAGATCACCGAACTAAAGGAGATCGATGCTTTCGGCGCTGAGATGATCGACCGCTTCGGTCCGATGCCGATCGAGGTGCAGCATCTTTTGAAGATCGTCTACATCAAATCGCTTTGCCGCATCGCCAATGTCGAGAAGCTCGACGCCGGCCCGAAGGGCGTGGTCGTCCAATTCCGCAACAAGGAATTCCCGAACCCGGCAAACCTGGTCGGCTATATTGCCAAGCAGGGCACGATGGCGAAGATCCGTCCGGACCACAGCGTGTTTTTGACCCGCGACCTGCCGACGCCGGAAAAGCGGCTGCAAGGCGCGGCCGTCGTCATGACGCAGCTGGCCGAAATGGCGAAGCCGTAA
- a CDS encoding FAD assembly factor SdhE has translation MTGVTLSSAGLDARRRRILFRCWHRGLREMDLVFGQFAEAEIATLSEAALDELETIMGEEDNDLLRWVMGTWPVPERFQTPMFRRLTAFKPDFEYPADTAPRKPE, from the coding sequence ATGACAGGTGTGACACTCTCGAGTGCCGGTCTCGACGCGCGCCGCCGCCGCATATTGTTCCGCTGTTGGCATCGCGGGCTGCGCGAGATGGATCTTGTGTTCGGTCAGTTCGCCGAAGCCGAGATCGCAACTTTGTCCGAGGCGGCGCTCGACGAGCTCGAAACCATCATGGGCGAGGAAGACAACGACCTTCTGCGCTGGGTTATGGGCACATGGCCGGTGCCGGAGCGCTTTCAAACACCTATGTTCCGGCGGCTCACCGCCTTCAAGCCGGATTTCGAATACCCGGCCGATACCGCACCCAGGAAGCCCGAATGA